Proteins found in one Acidobacteriota bacterium genomic segment:
- a CDS encoding FHA domain-containing protein: MASRRTSQLLPVLLILLTVTWTAAAVDPGQAELYRRQYAGSLQYLRVNIFENPYTVHVAPDRFVLPTRGGLNALLSAGEPVRVQSVTFAEQTVVLAVTAPNGTRGVTLRFAFDEPLDPPFSSSGVFLDAVAAVFTATARVGKPGDDARPPDEEEPETPPTEEPEPEDEAKPPSDEIRLLVEPGADRLPGDGDAVTTVTISARNPDGRLLDHLAGPVDIRINAGRLAAERIQMSGGIARTNLQVPILDDRSKMLLRSLQLTAIIIRKVMGAGPGADYKEIALEEALKGPNAAALNTTEGDKPWVLIVAEFQGIKGKAKIHLYPSPTPASAVFGYYEGSDITGASKWTFDTGSMILKQVGYADEVKVAYTGESHMGFYGVSVGGIGTSLIPLPGDQFFLIAPPILFHRVGRTQTEAATAPEVKPKPTVTLTARDNPVAGDGQSTTPVVFQFMDAQGRPRAGVRLTWKLDFHGVFSADQKGRLLSSDPVTGADGTARAVYQSPAIGAKDMQQTGSIKNRDVVVEYAAGEDSGRVICQIGVMKAAPVRLVVEKPGLERSVLPLQIASLNGFIKGRVLLKVTTHRLPGTATRVPVNDATVKLEGDEKILKWAAVDVVKTDDEGQFTIQMHMSNWPRWDKELTNPFLVAPSARLLGLQHNALTHLGKWEASTEVKSRSQIFVQGAQTQVAELSAEDAEGLVNKMELFGWMLLVLKDTRKDATDAGQELLGHAWTLFQAAASYFYADSKLDKYVKDKYKQLEKTVGLRKLQALKARWEKSQSAPASVSGRIYRWLFKWFFKTPPVERLVDNRQTRRVTRSMLNELILPQVIKRISDFLGEYVPEMPFPDIKGAITGALLAPYDDLANQLLILFLENDDYDSIRAAYARSYAKLKVRHDWLAREYQQMVKWRIAEEWLTVLVDTISECGQVAMKIIGTIYLQPEIVKHAETLEKIQKVFDNVMAGVRFVEECYRFVGILNKSLDVVMVTTADLSGAPVQALLLRPGAGGALRVAQAGLLPGGGDADTPRLELADNMEWDAFTASGGRVSADALAYLREADEAVAAWEMATVSGLFALHDGAPDRMQAYTDGSERWESLRRRLRLLALRGLERPLTAAERGDWERSVKQFQAETETYQTLLDDTAAAIDDLPPAADAAMIENIRRQTSSSFVSRVPAWVWFAAGALLVVIVAAVLLGLALSRRSRRRAAAAAVAQQPTPAYPTPTPPAPPAATPAYRPPPVPGYAAPMPAPVPARPGPLLRDNLGRTHALDSGCTTLGSAPDNAIVLAVQGVSRHHARIWRTPEGTFWIEDLGSMNGVFVNSQRCTKSWLAPGAVVTLGQWQARLETGP, translated from the coding sequence ATGGCTAGTCGCCGCACATCACAGCTCCTGCCGGTCCTGCTGATCCTCCTGACGGTTACATGGACAGCCGCCGCCGTGGACCCCGGCCAGGCGGAACTCTACCGCCGCCAGTACGCCGGCAGCCTGCAATACCTGCGGGTCAACATCTTCGAGAACCCGTACACCGTGCACGTGGCTCCAGACCGCTTCGTGCTCCCCACCCGCGGGGGCCTCAACGCGCTGCTGTCGGCCGGCGAGCCCGTGCGCGTTCAGAGCGTCACCTTCGCCGAACAGACCGTGGTTCTCGCCGTGACCGCACCCAACGGGACCCGCGGCGTAACCCTCCGTTTCGCCTTCGATGAACCACTCGACCCGCCGTTTTCCTCGAGCGGCGTCTTCCTGGATGCGGTGGCGGCCGTGTTCACGGCCACGGCCCGCGTGGGCAAGCCCGGCGACGACGCCCGGCCGCCCGATGAGGAGGAACCTGAGACGCCCCCGACTGAGGAGCCGGAACCGGAGGACGAGGCGAAGCCGCCGAGCGACGAGATCCGACTCCTGGTGGAACCGGGCGCCGACCGGCTCCCCGGCGATGGCGACGCGGTGACCACCGTGACCATCTCCGCCCGTAATCCCGACGGCCGGCTGCTGGATCACCTGGCCGGACCGGTGGACATCCGCATCAACGCCGGCCGCCTGGCGGCCGAACGGATCCAGATGTCGGGCGGCATCGCTCGGACCAATCTCCAGGTGCCCATTCTGGACGATCGCTCCAAGATGCTCCTGCGCAGCCTGCAACTCACCGCCATCATCATCCGGAAGGTGATGGGCGCCGGACCGGGTGCCGACTATAAAGAGATCGCTCTCGAAGAAGCACTCAAGGGGCCCAACGCGGCCGCGCTCAACACAACCGAGGGCGACAAGCCGTGGGTGCTCATCGTGGCCGAGTTCCAGGGGATCAAGGGGAAGGCCAAGATCCACCTATACCCGTCACCCACCCCAGCGTCTGCGGTCTTCGGCTACTACGAGGGGAGCGACATCACCGGCGCCTCCAAATGGACCTTCGACACCGGCAGCATGATCCTCAAGCAGGTGGGTTACGCCGATGAGGTGAAGGTGGCCTATACCGGCGAGAGCCACATGGGCTTTTACGGAGTGAGCGTGGGCGGGATCGGCACATCGCTCATCCCGCTGCCGGGCGACCAGTTCTTTCTCATCGCCCCGCCCATTCTGTTCCACCGGGTGGGACGGACCCAGACGGAGGCCGCGACCGCGCCCGAGGTGAAGCCCAAACCGACGGTGACGCTCACCGCGCGCGACAATCCAGTCGCCGGCGACGGTCAGAGCACCACCCCAGTGGTCTTCCAGTTCATGGACGCCCAGGGACGGCCCCGCGCCGGGGTGCGCCTGACCTGGAAACTGGACTTCCACGGCGTTTTTTCGGCTGACCAGAAAGGCCGCCTCCTCTCCAGCGACCCGGTGACGGGGGCCGACGGCACCGCCCGGGCGGTCTACCAGTCACCCGCGATCGGCGCCAAAGACATGCAGCAGACCGGCTCGATCAAGAACCGCGACGTGGTCGTCGAATACGCCGCCGGCGAGGACTCCGGCCGGGTCATTTGCCAGATCGGCGTCATGAAGGCCGCGCCGGTCCGTCTCGTCGTTGAGAAACCGGGGCTGGAGCGTTCGGTGCTTCCGCTGCAGATCGCCAGCCTCAATGGATTCATCAAGGGCCGGGTCTTGCTCAAAGTCACCACTCACCGCCTCCCAGGCACGGCCACGCGCGTCCCCGTCAACGACGCCACGGTGAAGTTGGAGGGAGACGAGAAGATCCTCAAGTGGGCCGCCGTGGACGTCGTGAAAACCGACGACGAGGGCCAGTTCACCATCCAGATGCACATGAGCAACTGGCCCCGCTGGGACAAGGAGCTCACGAATCCCTTTCTGGTCGCGCCATCGGCACGGTTGCTGGGGCTGCAGCACAACGCCCTGACCCATTTGGGCAAATGGGAGGCCTCCACCGAGGTCAAGTCCCGCAGCCAAATCTTCGTCCAGGGCGCCCAGACACAGGTGGCCGAATTGAGCGCCGAGGACGCCGAGGGACTTGTCAACAAAATGGAGCTGTTCGGCTGGATGCTCCTGGTGCTCAAGGACACGCGCAAGGACGCCACCGACGCCGGCCAGGAACTGCTGGGCCATGCCTGGACGCTGTTCCAGGCCGCGGCCAGCTACTTCTACGCCGACTCCAAGCTGGACAAGTACGTCAAGGATAAATACAAGCAGCTGGAAAAGACCGTCGGGCTGCGCAAGCTCCAGGCACTGAAGGCCCGCTGGGAGAAGAGCCAGAGCGCCCCGGCCAGCGTGTCGGGACGGATCTACCGCTGGCTGTTCAAATGGTTCTTCAAAACTCCCCCGGTCGAGCGGCTGGTGGACAACCGCCAGACCCGGCGGGTCACCCGCAGCATGCTCAACGAACTGATCCTGCCCCAGGTCATCAAACGGATTTCCGATTTTCTGGGCGAGTACGTACCCGAGATGCCGTTCCCCGACATCAAGGGGGCCATCACCGGTGCGCTGCTGGCGCCCTACGACGACCTGGCCAACCAGCTTCTGATCCTGTTCCTCGAAAACGACGACTACGACTCGATCCGCGCCGCCTACGCCCGCAGTTACGCCAAGCTCAAGGTCCGGCACGACTGGCTGGCCCGGGAATACCAGCAGATGGTGAAATGGCGCATCGCCGAGGAATGGCTTACCGTGCTGGTGGACACCATCAGCGAATGCGGTCAGGTGGCCATGAAGATCATCGGCACCATCTACCTGCAGCCGGAGATCGTCAAGCATGCCGAGACGCTGGAGAAAATCCAGAAGGTGTTCGACAACGTCATGGCCGGTGTGCGCTTCGTCGAGGAGTGCTACCGCTTCGTGGGTATTCTCAACAAGTCGCTCGACGTGGTGATGGTCACCACCGCCGACCTGTCAGGCGCCCCGGTTCAGGCCCTGTTGCTCCGGCCCGGCGCCGGGGGCGCGCTCCGCGTGGCGCAGGCCGGCCTGCTCCCCGGCGGCGGGGATGCCGACACGCCCCGCCTGGAGCTGGCGGACAATATGGAGTGGGACGCCTTCACCGCCAGCGGCGGCCGCGTTTCGGCCGACGCGCTGGCCTACCTCCGTGAAGCCGATGAGGCCGTCGCTGCCTGGGAGATGGCGACGGTGTCCGGCCTCTTCGCCCTGCACGACGGCGCACCCGACCGGATGCAGGCTTACACCGACGGGTCAGAACGCTGGGAATCGCTCCGGCGCCGCCTCCGCCTCCTGGCTCTGCGCGGCCTGGAGCGGCCCCTCACCGCCGCCGAGCGCGGCGACTGGGAGCGGTCGGTGAAGCAGTTCCAGGCGGAGACGGAAACCTACCAGACGCTGCTTGACGACACGGCCGCCGCCATCGACGACCTGCCCCCGGCCGCCGACGCCGCGATGATCGAGAACATCCGCCGACAGACGAGTAGCAGCTTCGTCTCGCGGGTGCCCGCGTGGGTGTGGTTCGCGGCGGGCGCCCTGCTCGTGGTCATCGTCGCGGCCGTGCTGCTGGGCCTGGCCCTGTCGCGGCGTTCCCGCCGGCGTGCGGCCGCGGCCGCAGTTGCCCAACAACCGACTCCGGCTTACCCGACACCGACCCCTCCGGCCCCGCCCGCCGCAACGCCGGCGTACCGGCCGCCGCCCGTCCCGGGCTACGCCGCACCGATGCCGGCGCCGGTGCCGGCGCGACCGGGTCCCCTGCTCCGGGACAACCTGGGCCGGACGCACGCCCTGGACTCCGGGTGCACCACATTGGGATCCGCGCCCGACAACGCCATCGTGCTGGCGGTGCAGGGCGTGTCCCGCCACCATGCCCGGATCTGGCGCACGCCGGAGGGGACGTTCTGGATCGAGGACCTGGGCAGCATGAACGGCGTGTTCGTCAACAGCCAACGCTGCACCAAGAGCTGGCTCGCTCCCGGCGCCGTCGTCACGCTGGGGCAGTGGCAGGCCCGACTCGAAACCGGTCCCTGA
- a CDS encoding serine hydrolase, with amino-acid sequence MSPPRQGHLKLAAALIGWVVLLTEAAAQVPSQWSSVAPEAVGLDHIVLDAYHDAIARGDFGPVHSFLVIRHGRLAAEHYYHDFDADTLHIVYSVTKSVTSALVGMVLDRGELDGLLLPHFPEYAPVANPDPRKDAIILADVLAMRAGFDWNEFQYPYTDARNPYRQLMASPDWLEFMLDRRMAYWPGTVFQYNSGCTILLSGLLLHVTGRQAHDLAAERLFAPLGISRWDWSLGAGGLTDTGGGLWLRPRDMAAFGQLYLQKGAWRGQQLVPASWIAESMIRRSTFADGSGYGYQWWLLPLEAGAAPGAGPDIWVAWGWGGQHIFVVPALDLVVVSTAGDYNGQYEGLVNHIQEFLAEVIQPPDGDLTGDGVTDALDLVVLAQVLAGNIGPEDPLCAWPPMGDLNGNSRLDAVDATLLRQQLIVR; translated from the coding sequence ATGTCGCCACCACGCCAGGGCCATCTGAAACTTGCCGCCGCGCTCATCGGCTGGGTCGTGTTACTGACGGAGGCGGCGGCGCAGGTGCCGTCCCAGTGGTCGTCCGTCGCGCCCGAGGCCGTCGGACTCGACCACATCGTGCTCGACGCCTACCATGATGCCATCGCCCGGGGCGACTTCGGCCCGGTGCACAGTTTTCTGGTCATCCGCCACGGCCGGCTGGCGGCGGAGCACTACTATCACGACTTCGACGCCGACACGCTGCACATCGTCTACTCGGTTACCAAGAGCGTCACCTCGGCGCTGGTGGGGATGGTGCTCGACCGCGGCGAACTGGACGGCCTGCTGCTCCCGCACTTTCCCGAATACGCGCCCGTGGCCAATCCCGATCCGCGCAAGGACGCCATCATCCTCGCCGACGTGCTGGCCATGCGCGCCGGATTCGACTGGAACGAATTCCAGTACCCGTACACCGACGCGCGCAACCCGTACCGCCAGCTCATGGCCAGCCCTGACTGGCTGGAGTTCATGCTGGACCGCCGGATGGCCTACTGGCCCGGCACCGTGTTTCAGTACAACAGCGGGTGCACCATCCTGCTCTCCGGCCTCCTGCTCCACGTTACCGGGCGGCAGGCCCACGATCTCGCAGCGGAGCGCCTGTTCGCGCCGCTGGGCATCTCCCGCTGGGACTGGTCGTTGGGCGCCGGGGGGCTCACTGATACCGGCGGCGGCCTTTGGCTCCGGCCGCGGGACATGGCCGCATTCGGCCAGCTCTACCTGCAGAAAGGCGCGTGGCGCGGCCAACAACTCGTACCCGCATCGTGGATCGCGGAAAGCATGATCCGCCGCTCCACCTTCGCCGACGGCAGCGGCTACGGCTACCAATGGTGGCTGCTGCCGCTGGAGGCCGGCGCCGCGCCCGGCGCCGGTCCCGACATCTGGGTGGCGTGGGGCTGGGGCGGTCAGCACATCTTCGTCGTCCCGGCCCTGGATCTCGTGGTGGTTTCGACCGCCGGGGATTACAACGGCCAGTATGAAGGCCTGGTGAACCACATCCAGGAATTTCTCGCCGAGGTGATCCAGCCGCCCGACGGCGACCTCACCGGCGACGGTGTCACCGATGCTCTGGACCTGGTGGTGCTGGCTCAGGTGCTGGCCGGCAACATCGGGCCGGAAGACCCGCTCTGCGCCTGGCCACCCATGGGCGACCTCAATGGCAACAGCCGGCTGGACGCGGTTGATGCGACCCTACTGCGACAGCAGCTGATCGTTCGGTAA
- a CDS encoding osmotically inducible protein OsmC: MLEMRIDFPGGTLVNAHFGHHTVVTDQPPEGGGTDSAPAPFLLFLASIGTCAGIYVLYFCQQRKLSLDGVRIVQRIHFTTGTKNVETIELEIQVPADFPEKYLPALIRAADQCKVKQHLENPPEITTVARVVASGTF; the protein is encoded by the coding sequence ATGTTAGAAATGCGAATTGACTTTCCGGGCGGCACCTTGGTCAACGCCCATTTCGGCCATCACACCGTCGTTACGGACCAGCCGCCAGAAGGCGGCGGCACCGACAGCGCCCCGGCTCCTTTTCTCTTGTTCCTGGCTTCAATCGGCACGTGCGCCGGTATTTATGTTTTGTATTTCTGCCAGCAGCGGAAGTTGAGCCTGGACGGCGTCCGGATCGTCCAGCGCATTCATTTCACGACCGGCACGAAGAACGTGGAGACCATCGAGCTGGAAATCCAGGTCCCGGCAGACTTCCCCGAAAAATACCTCCCTGCGCTGATCCGCGCCGCCGACCAGTGCAAGGTCAAGCAGCATCTGGAAAACCCACCGGAAATCACCACGGTCGCCCGCGTCGTCGCATCGGGGACTTTTTGA
- a CDS encoding alanine--glyoxylate aminotransferase family protein, with translation MKPPMLMTPGPTEVSEDVLTAMSRAMVNPDLDPAFFEFYRGVTRKIARLVGTEHEVVVLGGEGILGLEAACASLIEPGDRILCFANGVFGYGFADFVKLYGGQVVFCYGDERHPFDPDEVLALLQRDSGFKLATLVHCETPTGLLNPVPLLAPLLRERGILTVVDAVSSIGGIPIAADNWGVDILLGGSQKCLSASPGLSFLSVSPEAWGAIHRRKQPVAGYYCNLDHWADWYERKWFPYTLPVSDLFGLDAALDRVLADADVYERHHRVGQAVRQAITAGGLELFPKAGWSDTVTAFLPPSGLKESEIRREILERHRILLAGSLGTLTDPVIRIGHMGENCWVDKVGLALGALDDVLRGLGFQPKAPLADTFTAALD, from the coding sequence ATGAAACCGCCCATGCTCATGACGCCGGGACCCACCGAGGTCAGTGAGGACGTGCTCACCGCGATGTCCCGTGCCATGGTCAACCCGGACCTGGATCCCGCATTTTTCGAGTTCTACCGCGGAGTGACCCGCAAGATCGCGCGGCTGGTGGGCACGGAACATGAGGTGGTGGTGCTGGGCGGAGAGGGCATCCTCGGCCTCGAGGCCGCCTGTGCCTCGCTCATCGAGCCCGGCGATCGGATCCTTTGCTTCGCCAACGGCGTGTTCGGCTACGGCTTCGCCGACTTCGTCAAGCTGTACGGCGGCCAGGTGGTGTTCTGTTACGGCGACGAGCGGCATCCGTTCGATCCGGACGAGGTGCTGGCGCTGCTCCAACGCGACTCCGGCTTTAAGCTCGCCACCCTCGTGCACTGCGAGACGCCCACCGGCCTGCTCAATCCGGTGCCGCTGCTGGCGCCTCTGCTGCGGGAGCGCGGCATCCTGACGGTGGTGGACGCCGTATCCTCCATCGGCGGAATCCCCATCGCCGCCGACAACTGGGGCGTGGACATCCTGCTGGGCGGCTCCCAGAAGTGCCTGTCCGCCTCGCCGGGTCTGTCCTTCCTCAGCGTCAGTCCCGAAGCGTGGGGGGCCATCCACCGCCGGAAACAACCGGTGGCCGGCTACTACTGCAACCTCGACCACTGGGCCGACTGGTACGAGCGGAAATGGTTCCCTTACACGCTGCCGGTGAGCGATCTGTTCGGCCTGGACGCCGCGCTGGACCGGGTGCTGGCGGACGCGGACGTCTACGAGCGCCACCACCGCGTGGGCCAGGCGGTGCGCCAGGCCATCACCGCCGGCGGACTGGAGCTCTTTCCCAAAGCCGGCTGGTCCGACACGGTTACGGCCTTCCTGCCGCCGTCCGGATTGAAGGAGTCGGAGATCCGGCGGGAGATTCTGGAACGGCACCGCATTCTGTTGGCCGGCTCGCTGGGCACGCTCACCGATCCCGTGATCCGCATCGGCCACATGGGCGAAAATTGCTGGGTGGACAAGGTGGGTTTGGCCCTGGGCGCCCTCGACGACGTGCTGCGCGGACTCGGCTTCCAGCCGAAAGCCCCGCTGGCGGACACGTTCACAGCAGCCCTGGATTGA
- a CDS encoding alpha/beta hydrolase — MSGATPSQATQCSRIRLALLLALVLAGLSVCLAVATASHWFPNVLAGGIVYAPNHDRPPDPADDLRPAEWRRLGVSRQARIRVGDPPAALSIWIIEPPAAAGGAPPTVFVLHGIRDRKDHLLGLGRALAADGHRVVLVDLRGHGRSEGDWLSYGVRESADLARLLDELTARGWVSGPAGVMGPSYGAAAAIQWAGRDPRLAAVVAVAPFTSLRDVVRDYIRHYLPGLGGLIPNRLVDEGLARAGRLANFEPAEADPLRAIRSARAPVLFIHGRDDRNIPCAHSIRLHAAAPPGSQLLLLDGEDHFSITRSGTDATRQVIRDWFRRWLNASTASGLTCSQ; from the coding sequence ATGTCCGGAGCAACACCATCTCAAGCCACCCAATGTTCCCGCATCCGCCTTGCGCTGCTGCTTGCATTGGTTCTTGCCGGTCTGAGCGTGTGTCTGGCGGTGGCCACGGCCTCCCATTGGTTCCCGAACGTCCTTGCCGGCGGGATCGTCTACGCGCCCAATCATGACCGGCCACCCGATCCGGCCGATGATCTCCGCCCCGCCGAATGGCGACGCCTGGGCGTTTCGCGGCAGGCGCGGATCCGGGTGGGTGATCCGCCGGCTGCGCTTTCCATCTGGATCATCGAACCGCCGGCTGCTGCGGGCGGCGCACCGCCGACCGTCTTCGTTCTGCACGGAATCCGCGACCGTAAAGACCACCTGCTGGGGCTGGGCCGTGCCCTGGCGGCGGACGGCCACCGGGTCGTCCTGGTGGATCTGCGCGGCCACGGCCGCTCGGAAGGTGATTGGCTCAGCTACGGGGTTCGGGAATCGGCCGATCTCGCCCGGCTTCTCGACGAACTGACCGCCCGCGGATGGGTGTCCGGACCGGCTGGCGTGATGGGTCCCTCGTACGGCGCGGCCGCGGCCATTCAATGGGCGGGCCGCGACCCGCGCCTGGCGGCGGTGGTCGCCGTCGCCCCGTTCACCAGCCTGCGCGACGTGGTCCGGGACTACATCCGCCACTATCTGCCCGGCTTGGGCGGACTCATTCCGAACCGACTGGTGGACGAAGGTCTGGCCCGGGCGGGACGTCTAGCCAATTTCGAACCAGCTGAAGCCGATCCGCTGCGGGCCATCCGCAGCGCCCGGGCGCCCGTCCTGTTCATCCACGGGCGGGACGACCGCAACATCCCCTGCGCGCACAGCATCCGCCTGCACGCGGCCGCCCCGCCCGGCAGCCAGTTGCTGCTGCTGGACGGTGAGGACCACTTCTCCATCACGCGCAGCGGCACCGACGCGACCCGCCAGGTCATCCGCGACTGGTTCCGCCGGTGGCTGAATGCCTCAACCGCCTCGGGATTAACCTGTTCCCAATAG
- a CDS encoding MGMT family protein, which yields MARVRTCQFTVFETALGFCAIAWRGARICRFHLPAADPAAVAARLRGEDPAAEPAPPPASIVRVIERVRHHLAGRRRDFRSVPLDLDGLPPFTRRVYEAARKVPAGQTVTYGELAERCGSPGGARAVGQAMARNPVALIIPCHRVLAAGGRLGGFSGPGGLDLKARMLALEGVSLDN from the coding sequence ATGGCCCGTGTAAGAACCTGTCAGTTCACGGTCTTCGAGACCGCTCTGGGTTTCTGCGCGATTGCCTGGCGGGGCGCCCGGATTTGCCGCTTCCACCTGCCTGCGGCCGATCCGGCGGCGGTCGCCGCCCGGCTTCGTGGGGAGGACCCCGCCGCGGAACCCGCTCCGCCTCCGGCATCGATAGTGCGCGTGATCGAACGGGTGCGCCATCACCTGGCGGGACGCCGCCGCGATTTCCGCTCCGTCCCGCTGGATCTGGACGGTCTGCCGCCTTTCACCCGCCGCGTCTACGAAGCCGCCCGCAAGGTTCCGGCCGGACAGACCGTGACCTACGGCGAGCTCGCCGAACGCTGCGGCTCGCCCGGCGGCGCCCGGGCCGTGGGACAGGCCATGGCCCGCAATCCGGTGGCCCTGATCATCCCATGCCATCGGGTCCTAGCCGCCGGCGGACGCCTCGGCGGATTCTCCGGTCCGGGCGGGCTCGACCTGAAAGCGCGGATGCTGGCTCTGGAAGGGGTCTCGCTGGACAACTGA
- the ggt gene encoding gamma-glutamyltransferase, protein MRRPVLIVLTLGLLIMTALPQPPRVIDHYRVLLNQLEQEGLPRLSSKGMVSTAEPHATVAGVAALRAGGTAVDAAVAAAFALAVTYPNAGNLGGGGFLLHVPASGGTPAVFDFRETAPAAASRTMYLDPAGRYIPDSSTEGFRAAGVPGTVRGLHAAWQRAGRLPWAALLEPAIALAAEGFPVSADLARRLAAEATRLSAHPATTAIFFRDGRPLGEGEHLVQRDLAATLRRIAAGGEAEFYSGETAERLAAESTRHGGLITRDDLRAYRVAMRQPLAFRFRDFEIVTMPLPGGGVVLAEILQILEPYALARLPEPVYLQLLAEAMRLAYADRANRMGDPDHVSDPTAELLAPAHIDRLRLLIKPGVALDSRFFLPGAAAPQPESTETTHLSVVDAAGHAVSLTYTLNENFGCGAVVAGLGFLLNNEMDDFASAPGLPNTLRLIQGEANAIAPGKRPLSSMTPVVARRGGRPVLVLGSPGGPTIATAVAQVLLNVLEFGLDLDAAVQRSRIHQQWLPDVLYHEPATLAEPVRQVLAGMGYDLKPYTRSGRLGLVECVAVEWDAAGRPVMRGASDPRGTGLAAGF, encoded by the coding sequence ATGCGCCGACCGGTTTTGATTGTGCTGACTCTGGGGCTGCTGATCATGACGGCCCTGCCGCAGCCGCCCCGGGTGATCGACCATTACCGGGTGCTGTTGAACCAACTGGAACAGGAAGGTCTGCCGCGGCTGTCCTCGAAAGGCATGGTGAGCACCGCCGAGCCGCATGCCACCGTGGCTGGCGTGGCGGCGCTCCGCGCCGGCGGCACGGCTGTCGACGCCGCTGTGGCCGCGGCTTTCGCGCTGGCCGTGACCTATCCCAATGCCGGCAACCTGGGCGGGGGCGGCTTCCTGCTCCACGTGCCGGCGTCAGGCGGCACGCCGGCGGTCTTCGACTTCCGCGAAACCGCGCCCGCCGCCGCATCGCGGACCATGTATCTCGACCCGGCGGGGCGCTACATCCCCGATTCCTCCACCGAAGGCTTTCGCGCCGCCGGCGTGCCGGGCACGGTCCGCGGGCTGCATGCCGCCTGGCAACGAGCCGGTCGGCTCCCGTGGGCCGCGCTCCTGGAGCCGGCGATCGCACTGGCCGCGGAAGGCTTCCCGGTCAGCGCCGATCTGGCCCGCCGCCTGGCGGCCGAGGCGACACGGCTTTCCGCGCACCCGGCCACAACCGCCATTTTCTTCCGCGACGGGCGCCCGCTGGGCGAAGGCGAACATCTCGTCCAGCGCGATCTGGCGGCCACCCTGCGCCGGATTGCTGCCGGCGGTGAGGCGGAATTCTATTCCGGCGAGACGGCCGAACGCCTGGCGGCCGAATCGACTCGTCACGGCGGCCTCATCACCCGGGACGATCTGCGCGCTTACCGCGTGGCCATGCGCCAGCCCCTGGCTTTCCGTTTCCGTGACTTTGAGATTGTCACCATGCCGCTGCCCGGAGGCGGGGTGGTGCTGGCGGAAATTCTGCAGATTCTGGAACCGTACGCCCTGGCCCGCCTGCCTGAACCCGTCTATCTCCAGCTGCTGGCCGAAGCGATGCGCCTGGCTTACGCCGATCGGGCCAACCGGATGGGCGATCCCGACCATGTCTCCGACCCCACGGCCGAGTTGCTGGCCCCGGCGCACATCGATCGGCTGCGGCTGCTGATCAAGCCGGGTGTGGCGCTGGACAGCCGATTCTTCCTCCCCGGAGCCGCGGCGCCGCAGCCGGAATCCACCGAGACCACCCACCTGTCGGTGGTGGACGCAGCGGGGCATGCCGTCTCGCTCACGTACACGCTGAATGAAAATTTCGGCTGCGGCGCGGTGGTCGCCGGACTTGGTTTTCTCCTCAACAACGAAATGGACGATTTCGCCTCAGCTCCGGGCCTGCCCAACACGCTCCGGCTGATCCAGGGCGAAGCCAACGCCATCGCCCCGGGGAAGCGGCCCTTGAGCTCCATGACGCCCGTCGTAGCCCGACGCGGCGGCCGGCCGGTGCTGGTGCTGGGCAGCCCCGGCGGCCCCACCATCGCTACGGCGGTTGCCCAGGTGCTGCTCAACGTGCTGGAGTTCGGCCTCGACCTGGACGCCGCCGTGCAGCGGTCCCGCATCCACCAGCAGTGGCTGCCTGACGTCCTGTACCACGAACCGGCCACTCTCGCCGAGCCCGTCCGGCAGGTCCTCGCGGGCATGGGCTACGATCTCAAGCCGTACACTCGGAGCGGCCGGCTCGGCCTGGTGGAGTGCGTCGCTGTCGAATGGGACGCCGCCGGCCGACCCGTGATGCGCGGCGCCTCCGATCCCCGCGGCACCGGGCTGGCGGCTGGTTTTTGA